In the genome of Hydractinia symbiolongicarpus strain clone_291-10 chromosome 5, HSymV2.1, whole genome shotgun sequence, one region contains:
- the LOC130645870 gene encoding TNF receptor-associated factor 5-like isoform X1, with product MFAVKNNYIVLCNENDQVLISKMSDEKERLLDTDGDIGYKNKGSTNDNEQDLSSAVKLIKEQSEVLQQLRSKLKEEQQKNKAFESKLQKLQNDFEKLNFLYTGLADAKNEELEKLQNTFEVQKELQASVVDELRFQMQSIRNKFDTSRNHLVENGATSPSKLPPSNPKLVALSEDSPKRVLRKNSDDSTGTTGSSPCLLSRLNTIHRGEIVWRINGFTKKLKKIQSGSYDDPSRSEPFTTGPFGYRLSLWAYLNGRGKGDKKCLSLYVRVMAGEFDPVLNWPIKPCYTFYLISQDSDSNKRLDLVRVRDLSIKHNGISRPHKDDKSIIVGFDDFIVHEDIEKKNFLLDDSLFIKCVVEVPQAF from the exons ATGTTTGCTGTTAAAAACAACTACATCGTCCTATGCAATGAG aacGATCAAGTGCTTATATCGAAGATGAGTGACGAAAAAGAACGGCTGCTAGACACCGACGGAGATATT GGATACAAAAATAAAGGTTCAACTAATGATAATGAACAAGATTTATCGTCTGCCGTAAAATTAATCAAAGAACAATCAGAGGTACTGCAGCAACTACGAAGTAAACTAAAAGAGGAGCagcagaaaaacaaagctttcgAAAGtaaacttcaaaaattacaaaacgactttgaaaaattaaacttcctttatacGGGGCTTGCAGACGCGAAAAATGAAGAAttggaaaaattacaaaatacattTGAGGTACAAAAAGAACTTCAAGCATCCGTTGTGGATGAGCTGCGTTTTCAAATGCAAAGCATTCGTAATAAATTCGACACTAGCCGAAATCACTTAGTTGAGAATGGTGCGACATCTCCGTCTAAACTACCTCCATCCAATCCGAAGTTGGTGGCTTTAAGCGAAGACTCGCCTAAAAGAGTACTTCGTAAAAATTCCGATGATAGCACTGGTACGACTGGCTCTAGTCCGTGTTTATTATCGCGACTAAATACGATTCATCGAGGAGAGATCGTGTGGAGAATCAATGGATTCactaaaaagctaaaaaaaattcagtccGGTAGTTACGATGACCCGAGCCGATCTGAACCATTCACAACCGGTCCTTTCGGTTACCGGCTTTCTCTTTGGGCTTACTTGAACGGACGAGGAAAGGGCGATAAGAAATGTTTATCACTTTATGTTCGAGTTATGGCGGGCGAATTCGATCCTGTTCTTAATTGGCCGATCAAACCGTGTTATACATTTTACTTAATTAGTCAAGATAGTGATAGTAACAAACGATTAGACTTGGTGCGAGTGCGTGATCTATCGATAAAACATAACGGTATATCGCGTCCGCATAAAGATGACAAATCGATTATAGTAGGTTTTGATGATTTTATCGTGCACGAGGATATCGAGAAAAAGAACTTTTTGCTTGATGATTCGTTATTTATCAAATGTGTGGTAGAAGTACCACAGGCGTTTTAA
- the LOC130645864 gene encoding coiled-coil domain-containing protein 86-like, which yields MTFILQKKKKEKKMAPTNIRKKNHVVKGKPKSGRVWKSEGRKKSTIINVKSLHTSWEKRKKERAEKMSVKQFQMEIKKAASEEKEKRRLRAEENKKRREENIKNAEIVQKITNSAKLKRMKKKQLRQIKKR from the coding sequence ATgacttttattttacaaaaaaaaaaaaaagaaaagaaaatggcgCCCACAAATATTAGGAAAAAGAACCATGTGGTAAAGGGGAAACCAAAATCCGGCAGGGTTTGGAAAAGCGAAGGCAGGAAGAAATCAACTATTATCAATGTTAAATCCTTACATACATCGTGGGAAAAGCGAAAAAAAGAAAGGGCCGAGAAGATGTCCGTAAAGCAATTTCAAATGGAAATTAAAAAGGCAGCCAGtgaagaaaaggaaaaaagaagATTACGAGCAgaggaaaacaaaaaaagaagagagGAGAACATTAAAAACGCCGAAATTGTCCAAAAGATAACAAACTCggcaaaattaaaaagaatgaaaaagaagcAACTTCGGCAAATTAAAAAACGTTAG
- the LOC130645870 gene encoding TNF receptor-associated factor 5-like isoform X3 → MSDEKERLLDTDGDIGYKNKGSTNDNEQDLSSAVKLIKEQSEVLQQLRSKLKEEQQKNKAFESKLQKLQNDFEKLNFLYTGLADAKNEELEKLQNTFEVQKELQASVVDELRFQMQSIRNKFDTSRNHLVENGATSPSKLPPSNPKLVALSEDSPKRVLRKNSDDSTGTTGSSPCLLSRLNTIHRGEIVWRINGFTKKLKKIQSGSYDDPSRSEPFTTGPFGYRLSLWAYLNGRGKGDKKCLSLYVRVMAGEFDPVLNWPIKPCYTFYLISQDSDSNKRLDLVRVRDLSIKHNGISRPHKDDKSIIVGFDDFIVHEDIEKKNFLLDDSLFIKCVVEVPQAF, encoded by the exons ATGAGTGACGAAAAAGAACGGCTGCTAGACACCGACGGAGATATT GGATACAAAAATAAAGGTTCAACTAATGATAATGAACAAGATTTATCGTCTGCCGTAAAATTAATCAAAGAACAATCAGAGGTACTGCAGCAACTACGAAGTAAACTAAAAGAGGAGCagcagaaaaacaaagctttcgAAAGtaaacttcaaaaattacaaaacgactttgaaaaattaaacttcctttatacGGGGCTTGCAGACGCGAAAAATGAAGAAttggaaaaattacaaaatacattTGAGGTACAAAAAGAACTTCAAGCATCCGTTGTGGATGAGCTGCGTTTTCAAATGCAAAGCATTCGTAATAAATTCGACACTAGCCGAAATCACTTAGTTGAGAATGGTGCGACATCTCCGTCTAAACTACCTCCATCCAATCCGAAGTTGGTGGCTTTAAGCGAAGACTCGCCTAAAAGAGTACTTCGTAAAAATTCCGATGATAGCACTGGTACGACTGGCTCTAGTCCGTGTTTATTATCGCGACTAAATACGATTCATCGAGGAGAGATCGTGTGGAGAATCAATGGATTCactaaaaagctaaaaaaaattcagtccGGTAGTTACGATGACCCGAGCCGATCTGAACCATTCACAACCGGTCCTTTCGGTTACCGGCTTTCTCTTTGGGCTTACTTGAACGGACGAGGAAAGGGCGATAAGAAATGTTTATCACTTTATGTTCGAGTTATGGCGGGCGAATTCGATCCTGTTCTTAATTGGCCGATCAAACCGTGTTATACATTTTACTTAATTAGTCAAGATAGTGATAGTAACAAACGATTAGACTTGGTGCGAGTGCGTGATCTATCGATAAAACATAACGGTATATCGCGTCCGCATAAAGATGACAAATCGATTATAGTAGGTTTTGATGATTTTATCGTGCACGAGGATATCGAGAAAAAGAACTTTTTGCTTGATGATTCGTTATTTATCAAATGTGTGGTAGAAGTACCACAGGCGTTTTAA
- the LOC130645865 gene encoding uncharacterized protein LOC130645865 has translation MTFLSFRSCAAMINRRLLMQKIMAHHQDVDKSGRGNSPALAVNKVFAKNILKQIGDHNRIKSHKETVDHRKFENSERKKHTQKNLKPFSPLKTMYSDYVAEEKEIEGKKLKRKIITPFEQVKKLVTDAAEFDQSKSSQEEMPHKMLQSRRIALKSNRITLDKRLLNNHLKHTTVHNRLKEEDEMWDQYRLQKKRQVASLKSRSASMDEKNARYGGSMYCDRESAHVKSQEIRSTRDEVPIFGKWTQKLMEEKEKDPELWGHDGFKSIYREDLKIAKKREKKKSSTIRISSTESESEESEEECSNKRRRVVKTISRSNDVQKPVTRKVSIKKIILDNLNQHNEDKTSLKKKKRTPKIERKIQGLHADELEETERKKPIKVRTVEKWGHDGFNELNDGGCSDSPKKKVKSLAVIKRSTSSNIADEENTKGVNANNEISSASSKFIDNSREKNVWRRLHDDSVNRESLKNSIHGEVPKKNGRLVLSKKIEQKRSEIVQHISSDDEKYIREKKVKKTTKKKPRKYLSSSDEESDISSSDSDSSFTESSTDERHKKLKKKRLKRTKVKHTFSDYDSDFKPKKR, from the exons ATGACATTTCTTTCTTTTCGCTCATGTGCCGCCATGATAAATCGTCGTCttttaatgcaaaaaataatGGCGCACCACCAAGACGTTGATAAGTCTGGTCGTGGTAATAGCCCTGCCTTAGCTGTAAATAAAGTCTttgctaaaaacattttaaaacaaataggcGATCACAATCGAATTAAGTCTCATAAGGAAACTGTAGATCatagaaaatttgaaaatagcGAGAGAAAGAAACACACACAGAAAAATCTAAAACCTTTTTCGCCTTTAAAAACAATGTACAGTGACTATGTTGCTGAAGAAAAGGAAATAGAAGGCAAGAAGCTTAAAAGGAAGATTATAACTCCATTTGAACAGGTGAAGAAACTTGTAACAGATGCTGCAGAGTTTGATCAAAGTAAAAGTTCTCAGGAGGAAATGCCACACAAAATGCTACAATCCCGAAGAATTGCACTTAAAAGTAATCGAATAACACTAGACAAACGATTATTAAATAACCATTTAAAG CATACTACTGTTCATAATCGTTTAAAAGAAGAAGATGAAATGTGGGATCAATATCGTTTACAAAAGAAAAGACAG GTTGCCTCATTAAAATCAAGGAGCGCTAGTATGGATGAAAAAAATGCAAGATACGGAGGGTCAATGTATTGTGACCGCGAATCAGCCCATGTAAAATCTCAAGAAATTCGCTCGACACGCGATGAAGTGCCGATATTTGGTAAGTGGACTCAAAAATTGatggaagaaaaagaaaaagacccAGAGCTTTGGGGACATGATGGTTTTAAATCGATTTATAGGGAGGACTTAAAAATTgcgaaaaaaagagaaaagaaaaagagcaGCACTATACGAATAAGTAGTACCGAAAGCGAAAGTGAAGAAAGTGAAGAAGAATGTTCAAATAAAAGAAGACGTGTGGTAAAAACAATCAGCAGGTCCAATGACGTCCAAAAACCTGTCACAAGAAAAGTGagcatcaaaaaaataattttggataATTTGAATCAACATAATGAAGATAAAACaagtctaaaaaagaaaaaaaggacacCGAAAATTGAACGCAAAATTCAAGGCCTTCACGCGGATGAACTGGAGGAGACTGAGAGAAAGAAACCTATTAAAGTTAGAACTGTCGAAAAATGGGGACATGATGGATTTAATGAGCTCAACGATGGAGGCTGCAGTGATAGTCctaagaaaaaagtaaaaagcctTGCGGTTATAAAACGATCCACATCATCAAACATTGCAGATGAGGAAAACACAAAAGGCGTAAATGCTAACAATGAAATATCGTCTGCGTCATCTAAGTTTATCGATAACTCTCGTGAAAAGAATGTGTGGAGGAGATTACATGATGATAGCGTGAACAGGgaatctttaaaaaacagtATCCACGGTGAAGTGCCAAAGAAAAATGGCAGGTTAGTGCTTTCAAAAAAGATCGAGCAAAAGAGGTCTGAAATTGTTCAGCACATTTCGTCTGATGATGAGAAGTATATtcgagaaaaaaaagttaaaaagacaaCGAAAAAAAAACCGCGAAAGTATTTATCTAGCAGTGATGAAGAGAGTGATATTAGTAGTAGTGATAGCGATTCCAGTTTTACAGAGAGTTCTACCGACGAACGTCACAAGAAACTTAAAAAGAAACGGCTAAAACGCACCAAAGTTAAACACACTTTTTCTGATTACGACAGCGACTTTAAGCCGAAAAAGCGCTAG
- the LOC130645870 gene encoding TNF receptor-associated factor 5-like isoform X2: MAHDFVSQNDQVLISKMSDEKERLLDTDGDIGYKNKGSTNDNEQDLSSAVKLIKEQSEVLQQLRSKLKEEQQKNKAFESKLQKLQNDFEKLNFLYTGLADAKNEELEKLQNTFEVQKELQASVVDELRFQMQSIRNKFDTSRNHLVENGATSPSKLPPSNPKLVALSEDSPKRVLRKNSDDSTGTTGSSPCLLSRLNTIHRGEIVWRINGFTKKLKKIQSGSYDDPSRSEPFTTGPFGYRLSLWAYLNGRGKGDKKCLSLYVRVMAGEFDPVLNWPIKPCYTFYLISQDSDSNKRLDLVRVRDLSIKHNGISRPHKDDKSIIVGFDDFIVHEDIEKKNFLLDDSLFIKCVVEVPQAF; encoded by the exons ATGGCGCATGATTTTGTTAGCCAG aacGATCAAGTGCTTATATCGAAGATGAGTGACGAAAAAGAACGGCTGCTAGACACCGACGGAGATATT GGATACAAAAATAAAGGTTCAACTAATGATAATGAACAAGATTTATCGTCTGCCGTAAAATTAATCAAAGAACAATCAGAGGTACTGCAGCAACTACGAAGTAAACTAAAAGAGGAGCagcagaaaaacaaagctttcgAAAGtaaacttcaaaaattacaaaacgactttgaaaaattaaacttcctttatacGGGGCTTGCAGACGCGAAAAATGAAGAAttggaaaaattacaaaatacattTGAGGTACAAAAAGAACTTCAAGCATCCGTTGTGGATGAGCTGCGTTTTCAAATGCAAAGCATTCGTAATAAATTCGACACTAGCCGAAATCACTTAGTTGAGAATGGTGCGACATCTCCGTCTAAACTACCTCCATCCAATCCGAAGTTGGTGGCTTTAAGCGAAGACTCGCCTAAAAGAGTACTTCGTAAAAATTCCGATGATAGCACTGGTACGACTGGCTCTAGTCCGTGTTTATTATCGCGACTAAATACGATTCATCGAGGAGAGATCGTGTGGAGAATCAATGGATTCactaaaaagctaaaaaaaattcagtccGGTAGTTACGATGACCCGAGCCGATCTGAACCATTCACAACCGGTCCTTTCGGTTACCGGCTTTCTCTTTGGGCTTACTTGAACGGACGAGGAAAGGGCGATAAGAAATGTTTATCACTTTATGTTCGAGTTATGGCGGGCGAATTCGATCCTGTTCTTAATTGGCCGATCAAACCGTGTTATACATTTTACTTAATTAGTCAAGATAGTGATAGTAACAAACGATTAGACTTGGTGCGAGTGCGTGATCTATCGATAAAACATAACGGTATATCGCGTCCGCATAAAGATGACAAATCGATTATAGTAGGTTTTGATGATTTTATCGTGCACGAGGATATCGAGAAAAAGAACTTTTTGCTTGATGATTCGTTATTTATCAAATGTGTGGTAGAAGTACCACAGGCGTTTTAA